Below is a window of Tolypothrix bouteillei VB521301 DNA.
CATCAAGGTGAAGTTTCCTTATGCCAAATTTAATTCTCGCGTGGGATGCCAGTCACAAGAGTAGAAAGCTAGTATAGTAAATCAACCCAGTCTTTGTGGAACTTACTTAGTTGTTGTGATTCACCAACACTCGGAAACTATTCTTAACGAGCCATTTGAACAAACATCAGAACGGGGCTATTCATTTACCTGGTTCGATTGGTTTTGTCTGTGGTATCCTCCTGGTTGGCTCATTCTATTTAACCGACACTGGCAACACTATCACGCAGATCCGGAAGGTTGGAATTGGCTGGAATATATTTTGTTTCTCATTCCTGGAGGGTTCTACATAGCATTATTTATTCGTTGGTTGCGTCTTGGTTGTCGTTCCCCAAAGAGTGAGACGGTTGAATTTGACCCCATTTATCAACAAGCATTTCGAGATGAAATTCTTGCTCCCATCGTGAAATATTATTTTCGGGGTGAGTTACAACAAATTGAAAATTTGCCGCAAACGGGATCGGTCATTGTGGCAATGAATCACGCAGGAATGTGTTTTCCTTGGGATATTGTCACGCTAGGTTACCTTTTAAGTAAAACAAGAGGATGGGTGGTACAACCGTTAGCTGGGGTATCTTTATTCGATCATGCTTGGATACATTGGTGGCTACCACCTGGATGGACAAAGATTTTAGGTGCTGTCAGAGCAGAGTTAGATGATTTTGAAGCTGCAGTACAAGAACAAAAAATTCTCCTGTATGCGCCAGAAGGATTGCGCGGACCAAGAAAAGGTTGGGGAAAACGCTATCAATTGGAAACGTTTGATTTGAGTTTTATTCGGCTCAGCCAGCGCTATGAAATTCCTATATTGCCTGTAATATGCATTGGTAATGAAAACTTACACCCTTGGACATGGAATATTAGAAAGCTACAAAAGCTATTAAATTTGCCTTTTTTGCCTATCTCACCTTTAATGCCAATATTTATTCTTTTTCCTTCAATGGGAGTTTGGGCAATGAGGGGTCGCTTGCGTTATTTTATTCAGCCTTTGTATGCAGTAGAAGGCGATAGTGATGGTATAGAAAGAGCAGTTGCTTATCAAAAAGCACAACAGTTAAAAGAAAAGATACAAGCTCAAATCATTCAAATATTAAGGGTCTGTAGATGAGTATTGAAAAGCCCTGTTCCATCGCTATCTAACTTAAGATATTGGTGCAGGATACTGCGCTCGCCGTGACGTGGGATTTTCTGACCCGTGTTGGGAGCGATCGAGCTAC
It encodes the following:
- a CDS encoding 1-acyl-sn-glycerol-3-phosphate acyltransferase codes for the protein MIHQHSETILNEPFEQTSERGYSFTWFDWFCLWYPPGWLILFNRHWQHYHADPEGWNWLEYILFLIPGGFYIALFIRWLRLGCRSPKSETVEFDPIYQQAFRDEILAPIVKYYFRGELQQIENLPQTGSVIVAMNHAGMCFPWDIVTLGYLLSKTRGWVVQPLAGVSLFDHAWIHWWLPPGWTKILGAVRAELDDFEAAVQEQKILLYAPEGLRGPRKGWGKRYQLETFDLSFIRLSQRYEIPILPVICIGNENLHPWTWNIRKLQKLLNLPFLPISPLMPIFILFPSMGVWAMRGRLRYFIQPLYAVEGDSDGIERAVAYQKAQQLKEKIQAQIIQILRVCR